A portion of the Lolium rigidum isolate FL_2022 chromosome 1, APGP_CSIRO_Lrig_0.1, whole genome shotgun sequence genome contains these proteins:
- the LOC124674951 gene encoding UDP-glycosyltransferase 83A1-like encodes MDTAALHVMVLPLPAQGHVTPLMELSHRLDDHGFEVTFVCTEPVINAMRQTTTHDDRKIHLVSIPDGMADGDDRKDLGKVLDALSRCVSGYVEDLIGKTKVKWLVADTNMGALCFEVAKKLGVRVASFFPASAACLGTLFRVPKLIEDGFFDDKGFPKRRGEFELAPKMPPIYTSHMVWSVEGGPEVQHAAFQLVCRNNQASSLAEITVCNSFLEAEAMAFELFPNILPIGPLFADQRKPVGQFLPEDTRCLSWLDGHPDNSVVYVAFGTSTVFDPRQFKELAEGLELTGRPFLWVVRPDFTSGAGVSKAWFEEFENRVAGRGMVVSWCSQQQVLAHRAVACFVSHCGWNSTMEGVRNGMPFLCWSRLKVDQYTNRSYVCDIWRTGLAVSPSEDGVVTKEEVSAKVEHVIGDHGIANRARILGDAARSTLGEGGSSHENFNRFIGLLME; translated from the exons ATGGACACCGCAGCGCTGCACGTCATGGTGCTGCCGCTCCCGGCGCAGGGGCACGTGACCCCGCTCATGGAGCTATCGCACCGCCTGGACGACCACGGCTTCGAGGTGACCTTCGTCTGCACGGAGCCCGTCATCAACGCCATGCGACAGACTACCACGCATGACGACAGGAAGATCCACCTGGTATCCATCCCGGACGGTATGGCTGACGGCGACGACCGCAAGGACCTTGGCAAGGTCCTGGACGCGCTCTCCCGGTGCGTGTCGGGATACGTGGAGGACCTCATCGGGAAGACGAAGGTGAAGTGGCTCGTTGCCGACACCAACATGGGAGCGCTGTGCTTCGAGGTCGCCAAGAAGCTTGGCGTCAGGGTCGCCTCCTTCTTCCCAGCCTCCGCGGCATGCCTTGGGACGTTGTTCAGGGTTCCCAAGCTCATCGAGGACGGCTTCTTCGACGACAAGG GATTCCCGAAACGACGAGGGGAGTTCGAGCTGGCCCCGAAGATGCCGCCGATCTACACTTCGCACATGGTGTGGAGCGTCGAAGGCGGCCCGGAGGTGCAGCACGCAGCCTTCCAGCTGGTGTGCCGGAACAACCAGGCGAGCAGCCTCGCCGAGATCACCGTGTGCAACTCGTTCCTCGAAGCGGAGGCCATGGCTTTCGAGCTGTTCCCGAACATACTGCCCATCGGCCCTCTGTTCGCCGACCAAAGAAAGCCGGTCGGACAGTTCCTGCCGGAGGACACGAGGTGCCTCAGCTGGCTCGACGGACATCCCGACAACTCCGTCGTGTACGTGGCGTTCGGCACCTCCACCGTCTTCGACCCCCGCCAGTTCAAGGAGCTCGCAGAGGGGCTGGAGCTCACCGGCCGACCCTTCCTCTGGGTGGTGCGCCCGGACTTCACATCCGGCGCTGGCGTGAGCAAGGCATGGTTCGAAGAATTTGAGAACCGGGTCGCGGGCAGGGGCATGGTCGTCAGCTGGTGCTCCCAGCAGCAGGTTCTGGCGCACCGCGCCGTGGCGTGCTTCGTGTCGCACTGTGGATGGAACTCGACGATGGAAGGGGTGAGAAATGGCATGCCCTTCCTGTGCTGGTCCAGACTGAAGGTCGACCAGTACACCAACCGGAGCTACGTCTGCGATATCTGGAGGACCGGCCTGGCTGTGTCCCCTAGTGAAGACGGCGTCGTCACCAAGGAGGAGGTGAGCGCCAAAGTGGAACACGTCATTGGTGACCATGGGATTGCAAACAGGGCACGGATACTTGGGGATGCAGCTCGCAGCACCCTCGGTGAGGGCGGCTCGTCGCATGAGAACTTCAACAGATTCATAGGCCTCCTAATGGAGTGA